In the Pongo abelii isolate AG06213 chromosome 2, NHGRI_mPonAbe1-v2.0_pri, whole genome shotgun sequence genome, AATTACTCGCTTGATTCAAGGGAGACTGTGAGTACACTGTAGCATATTTTATATGGCGGGGAGTGGAATCTCCAAAAGAAAGACTCCCCACAAATGACTACTCATTGGCTCAGCCTATAAATTCCAGACACCAAGTTGTGAAATTGGAATGATTTCTCTCCTTTCTATATACCCCATTTCTCCACCAAGAAGAAAGCTTCATTTATCCTGATTTGATCGCTATAAAAATGTTCACTCCAAAAAAATAGATTTATCCCTAAAGACAGCCCTGGGTTATTTATGTACCCTGCTAGGGACAGTCTGGCAGGGAAGGGTTGCTGTCATAAGAACTCTTTAAACTTTACAATACCTTGGGATTTATCTGGACAGCCTCTTCATTATAATGTAGGAGAGCTTTCTGACCTGAATGGGTGAGGTTCACAAACACCCGAAGACACGGGTACTTCCCCTGACCGCGGCAGTGCACACCACAGGTGAAGGCACAGTCCAGCCAGTCGTCCATGATATCTGTGAGGATGGCAGTGCAGGTCGATTCTTCTCTCCGAATgcttcaatttgaaaaaaaataaatgttcttcaCTTACTAGAAAATTTCGTTCTACATTTTGGTGCGGTTATGAGCTTATGTACACAATGCCCAAGGCATTTGTGTACAACGCATTTGTGTATTTTGAGGTGGCGCAGGATCCTTACAGCAGGCACATAATCAGGGAGCATGGAAGACACAGTCGGGGTAAAGAGCCGCAAAGTGCCAAGTTCCACCTCACTTCTGATGACCCTACTGGCATATTTCTCACTACACCAATGGTTTTCAAACTTCAGAATCACCTGTGAGTTTGTTAGAATGAAGAATTTGTTAAACTGTGGATTCCAGGGCTTCAgtccagagattctggtttgGTAGTTCTGACTTGAGGCCCAGGAATCTTTATATTTAATCGTATTTAAGATGCAGGTATTTGGAGAACCACAGTGTAAACAGTGTTAGCATTACCATAATACTGTAACCACCAAGATTCACACTCACTCAGGAATTTCATCACCTCTCATGCTTCATCATCTCAAGATGCACTGGCTTGTCCTGATGAAAATGTGCCTTTGGAAGGAGTCTAACTACACGGCCGTTGGTCAACATAGCCTACACAATTTCTGGCAACAAAGTACAATTCCACATACCCACTACTTCCAAAGAGGCAAGTGCAAATCATACATGGAATCTCTCAGTAGAATACTGACCATATTTTTGCTATCAGTTAAGTTCCTAGAGGTCAAGAGCTATATCCAATTCATCTGTATGTTCCTCAAAGCATGAAACAGAATGTTTCTCACTGAGTAGATGTTTAATAAGTGCTGTactggattaatttttttttcgggggggggggggatggagtttcactcttgttgcccaggctggagtggcgtgatctcggctcactgcaacctccgccttctggtttcaagcgattctcctgcctcagcctcctgagtagctgggattacaggtgcacaccatcacgtccaactaattttttgtatttttagtaaagatggggtttcaccacactggccaggctggtcttgaactcctgacctcgtgatcttcccaccttggcctcccaaagtgctgggattacaggcgtgagccaccgctcctggacTGAATTAAATTTTACTTGGAAAATTTCTTGAGAATTTTCACATGTAATACATATGCAAAACATCCCAGGTGCTATGAGAAGGGACAGAAAAAATTCCTGCCATGAAGACCTTGTGGTGATGTTGAAGAGAAAggacatgtgtatatgtatgaaataatttgaaaacaagtCCAAGACAAAGTAAACAAGGGGAAGAGGAAATGCTTTGATTGAATATATAAGACCAGCTCTTCATATACCCTTACACTCACATGTAGGTGGACCCCTGTGTTTACTTACTGGTTCCTTAAACATAGTAAGTTAGATTAGCAAGCTCTAAAGTCAGAATGTTTGAAAAgcacggccaggcacagtggctcatgcctgtaatcccagcactttgggaggccaaggcgggcagatcacctgaggccaggagtttgagaccagcctggccaacatgacaaaaccacgtcttcactgaaaatacaaaaattagctgggcgtggtggtgggcgcctgtaatcccagctacacgggaagctgaggcaggagaattgcttaatcccaggaggcagaggttgcagtgagccaagattgtgccactgcactccagcctgggcaacagagccagactctgtccccCGCCAAAAAAAGTAAGAATGTTCGAAAAGCAATATTTAGCTAAATTCATAATGCACTCTCATTAATCTCTTTGACCAAAATAATCATTTTCCCTTATTAATATGACAAACTTGAGACACACTGTGCAGTTTAACATGGCCTCAAGGTCTGGGGTATAAAAATCACTAGATGTGGCCTAAGAAAAAATATTGGGcaagtgaaaatacaaaagaggaaaataatattctttCATAGATTTAGCACTGGCCTGCTTTTTcactaaattaatttatatacttCTTTTAACTAGGCatcttgaaataataatttagagTTACTTTTTTATCTGTTAGAACTTAAGCTCTCTAAATCTTGACCAAGTACTGAACTGAGGATGATTTGAATTTTCCTTGAAGATTTTAGAAAGCTTCAAAATAGAGTGGGATATTCTGTCCCATGCACAAGGCCCCGGTCAGAGCCTTTCAGGTGGAACCAGGGATGTATTTAAGGCTAAAAAATAAGCATGTTCCTTCAATAGCATCGGGTGTGTATTTGGCTATAGCTGTGACAAAATCCATCATCTGATCGAGAGATGAGAGGTTGAGGGAGTGGGGATAGGTATGAACTACCCAGGCCTTCTTAACTACCACCCTTTATGGAGCAAAACTACTCTCTGAGATGGCACAAGATGTAAGGCAAGACAGAGATGAGAACTCACCACTCTTAGGCATTCACTTAATTAATTTAACCAAATAATTTCCAGGAATGCTTAGAAAAGTAAAACTTAATTATGAGCAACAGTTTGGTACCAGCTTGCAGAAGGTACCCTCAAGCCATCTCCCAAAtatgtcacatttttaaaaataatctgatctgcctgtgcacacacatgcacatttacTCAACATTCCCATACATTCAAACATTCAATCACATTACATAGACATgtaatgcatatacatatataagatgAGGGGAAAAAGAGTacatgaaaaagaggaaaaaaagacagaatgaagtcagaagtgaggtacagccaagacaagagaatcgcttgagcctagcagtttgagactagcctggacaacatagtgagatcccacctcttaaaaaaaaaagtgaggtacAAACATGTAACCTGCAGACCATAAGATCCCTTGTAGTTATGAGAACTGAGCTACAAATTTGCCTCTGGGCTTCCTAGCAGCCAAAGCAATGAAGAAAACACAACCAGATACAAGACTCCTGGCATCCATTAAATGAAAGTAAGCTGGTTGATCAGGAGCAGCACAGCTTCTCCTGGTGCTAATACCAGAGAGAAGCTTCTTCTGGAATTCTTCCAACAGTGGCACTGTGTGCTGTAGTAAATGGTGACCTCTACATCTTTCCCCTAACAACGGTAACCTAGGAATGGCAGGAGATGAATCATAAATAACAGAAGTAGGccactctcttccttttttatgacCCCTTTCCCTCACTGAACTCCTAGGCCTTCCTCTTCCACTCCCCCTGGGCCTCCTGTTGCTCTTTggctgtccaaaaaaaaaagggctgtcCAAAAATAAAGCAATGTCCAAAAAGCACCCCTTGCCTTCCTTTTACCCTGAACTGACCTGGCCCCAGAGTACCACATGTTGTGTGGGCCATCCTACAAAATTAAATAGCTCCTCCCCTTCCCTAATCAGAACCCCCATTCCCCTCATTTCAGCAAACATCATTTAGGTATTAAGAAGCAAGTCTTATGTCAGAATGACAGGCATATTATTTACCGGCTatatgaacttgggcaagttacttggcctttctgagcctcagctttctcatttacaaaatgaaaacaaaaataataacacttCCATCATGGGCTGCTGTAGGTTTAAGTAGGATAAAATATAGTATGTATTGAGCATACAGCATATACTTAATAAGTAGCAACtaaagttgacccttgaacaattcAGGGGTTAGGGATGCCAACACCACACCCCCAAACCTGCAGTCAAAACTCTGCATAGAACTTTTGACTCCTCAAAAACAACtactggtcaggcatggtggctcatgcctataattccagcactttgggaggccaaagtagaaggatgacttgagcctaggagttcacaaccatcctgggcaacataggaggatcccatctctaccaataatttaaaaattagccaagtgtggtagcaaacacctgtggtcccagctacttgggaggctaaggcaggaggatcacctgagcccaggaggtcaaggctgcagtgagccatgattgaaccactgcacttcagcctgggtgacagagtgacaccctgcttcaaaaaaaaaaaaaaaacttaactactaatagcctactgttgactggaagccttaccaataaacAATTGATTAagacatattttgtatgtttatatgtattataagctagaagagccaggcacagtagctcatgcctgtaatcccactgactcaggaagctgaggtgggaagactgcttgagcccaggagttcaagactacaatgagctatgatcataccactacactccagcgtgacagagcaggaccccttctctttttttttttgagacggagtcttgctcagttgcccaggctggagtgcaatggcacaatctcggctcactgcaagctccgcctcctgggttcacgccattctcctgcctcagcctcccgagtagctgggactacaggggcccgccactgcgcctggctaattttttttgtatttttagtagagacagggtttcaccgtgttagccaggatggtctcgatctcctgacctcgtgatccgcccatctcggcctcccaaagtgctgggattacaggcgtgagccactgtgcctggcccaaccccttctcttaaaaaaataaataaataagctagagaaaagaaaacgttattaagaaaatcacggccaggcatggtggctcacgcctgtaatctcagcactttgggaggccaagtcgggcagatcacaaggtcaggagttcgagaacagcctggggccaacatggtgaaaccccatctctactaaaaatacaaaaattagtgggcatcgtggcaggcgcctgtaatcccagctactcaggaggctgaggcaggagaattgcttgaattcgggaggcagaggttgcagtgagccaagatcgcggcactgcactccagcctggcgacagagcaagactccgtctcagaaaaaagaaaagaaaagaaaatcataaggaagaacaagatcatgtcatttgcggggacatggatgaaatgaagctggaagccgttatcctcagcaaactaatgcagaaacagaaaaccgaacactgaatgttctcacttataaatgagagctgaatgatgagaacacaggaCACCTggggggagcaacacacactggggcctctcagtagggtagggggagggagagcatcaggaagaatagctaatgcatgctgggcttaatacccaggtgatgggttgatctgtgctgcaaaccaccatggcacacgtttacctttgtaacaaacctgcacattctgtgcatgtaccccagaacttaaaattaaaattgaagaaaaaaaatcataaggaagagaaaacatgttTACTATTTACtaaatggaagtggatcatcataaaggtcctCTCCCTGTcctcttcatgttgagtaggctgaagaggaggagaaagaggagggattggtcttactgtctcaggggtggcaggcACAGAAGAAAATCCATTTATAAGTGGATTCtcgaagttcaaacccatgttgttcaagggtcaactgtatcaCTACATATATTGAATAAAGAAcctaattaaaagaaaaggaaggaaactaatatgtattgagcaactactatgtgccaggtagaCACTGTCAAACTCAAAAAATTCAGACTCAAAAAACTTTTATTGTGCTTGCATACAAGGTTTAACTCTCTCTTGGAATATCAACATTTTAAGGGGAGGATTTATGACCTAAATGAATAAACTATAATTTGTAGATTAGGTGTTTGGAGGTATATATAGATTATGAGATGGGAGGAGGCAGTGCAGGGGAATATCTTTGACCTTCTCGCCACCTCTTCCTCCACACCCAGCTGCCCCCAGCACTGAGAGGGGAAGAggaattgtatttttctttttctggaccATGGCAGAGAGTCACAGATTGAGAAACCAAAGCCAGCCTCTCCTCCCTTACCGTTGTGCCTGGATCTTATCTGAATTGGAAACTCTAGATTTCCTTCCTCTGTTTCTTACCTGAGCATAAAAGGCTTTAGAATGGTTGTTCCGAGCAAGAAGAACATTAGGACTGAGAAGCCCATCGTGGCAAACCCCAGCATCATGGCTCGGTCTTCTCCAGCACTGGACGGCAGGCTCTTGTGCACATCTAGTGGGTCTCCATCACTgtagtctctctctcttcttccctgagaCAGGAAAGGCTGTCCTTtggggaaagggagaaggagaTACTGCAGTGAGCTCATAAAGAAGGGGGAACATTTCCAATCCATGGGGACTGGAGGGATAATCTCATTTGCTGCCCACCTGTGTCTCGTGAGCAGGATGAACGCAACACAATGAAATCCCAGTTCAGAGCTTGGTGAAAAGTCCATCTAAATAAGCTAAAGTGATGTGTAATCAagtgtttttaaagatattgtAGCAAACAAGCCTAAGAAATGTTGCCTCATGCAAGTCTGTAGAGATCTGTTTAATCAATGACTAGAGAAGGTTGTATGTAAATAAGTGTTACGAACTTTGTTATCTTTCAGGGATATTGCACGTCCCTCCTGAAAATTTTTTTACAttctcctttgaattccacatggAAAGAATGACTCAAAAAGTTCACATTTGGAATTAACAGCGTCCTGAGCAGGGTTTGACTTGTTCTTTCATATTCACCTGTTGGAAAGGCAGCATATCCACCACCAGAATTTCTGGCCACTGCCCAATCCACTCAGAATTATGAAGTTGTCATGGCTTCTTTGCTCCTCtcaccctccttttcctcctctctggCCACTCATGGTTCTGCATTAAGTGTCCCttcatttcttctctcctctctccactgTGCCTGCAAACCTGCTCCAGCAAAGGATGAGATACATTCTCGCAGGACAGGGTGTCTGGTGAACAGAAGAGTCCAACACAAAGGTCACAAACGGGTGGGCATCGCGGCATCCAGCCCACAGATGTGTTTTGTTTGGCcttctctgttgtttttgtgtttttcgtttttttttgagacggagcctcacactgttgcccaggctgggcacaatctcggttcactgcaacctcctccgcctcccaggttcaagcgattctcctgcctcagcctccctagtagctgggattacaggcgccggccatcacgcacagctaatttttgtattttaagtagagacggggtttcaccatgttggccataatggtctcgaacgcctgacctcatgatccacccacctcagcctcccaaagtgttgggattacaggcgtgagccactgcgcctggcccggtttattattatttttttaatgtgggatAACTTGTTAAGACCTTAAAAATCATGACATTTCTCATAAAAACGCTGAGTTCTGACTTTGGAAATAATCCCAAGATGCACATCCCTGCAGATGAACAGTGGGCCCAGCAGAGCAGTGGCTGCCCCTGTGGAAGGTGTGTTCTCTAGTTTGCCACAATCCCTCCACTTCCTACGGTGTCACTGATTTGCCGTTCCCTGCTCAGTAGCCATTTGAGTTCCAGAAGTATCTCCATTTTAAGAAGCTTAATGAAATCTTAAGCCAAACAAATGCAGCACTAATGGTAGAAACACAGGCTCCATCAAGCTTCCTAAAAGCTTACTACATTTTAAAGCCAAGCAAAAACCCCATCAAGGAAATTACTGGTTGTTTTTTCCCCAAAAGCATAGTTTATGCCTTATCCCacatccttccccttccctctgcctAGCTCCCTTTTCCCCCAGCAACATCTTTAGGTTCTAAAGCAAGTAAAAGGAATGTCAGACAGTCCAGAATGTTCCAAGAGCCTGTGCCAGGAAGCACCAACCTCAGAAGATGGCAGCACTTCATGGTTAATACTTCTTTGGGACCCGAGTATCTAGTTTAGGAATTTTTAGTTGTCTTTGATATTTTACTCATCCCCTATCATCCTACCACCAGAGAAGGGgcatggaaaaaaattttaatgaaatttgaacctgtactttttttttttttgagatggagtctccctctgtcacccaggctggagtgcagtggggcaatctcggctcactgcaacctccatctcccaggttcaagcgattctcctgcctcggcctcctgagtagctgggactacaggcgctcaccaccaggcccggctaatttttgtatttttagtagagatggggtttcactgtgttagccaggatggtctcgatctcctgatctcgtgatccacccacctcggcctcccaaactgctgggattacaggcgtgagccactccacccggccacattttctaatttatcaATAAATATGACAGCTTGATTAAAAGGCAGTTTTAGCCCTAAAGTAGAGTTTGATGGTTTTTGTAGTTTCCAGGACCCAATATCCTGCATTTTCCCTTGTGCTCTAAAGCTGGACTTTAGTTGCTCTGTAGCGTAAGGTATCCCAGAGGTTTATTGTAAGATAGCCTTGGAATCCATGGGTGAAGAGGGTTATAATGAGGTCGCTCTTCTAATGCATTTCTAATACATTCTTTAACATACCCAATTATAATGGTATGTTATAAAAAACTGGCATAACCTGATTCTGATCTAATTTAGGAATAAGACAGACCTGTACTGTCCTAGACAagactttttatttataatttttctgccCACTTTGTTCCAACGCTTTATGAAAAGTTGACAACTTCATAAGTCACTTGGAAAGAAGTTATTCCATGTGTGGGGAAGggataatataaaataatcataaaaaactaaaacacaGATATGTTTggccagccgcagtggctcacgcttgtaatcccagcactttgggaagccaaggtgggcagatcacctgagctcaggagtttgagaccagccttaccaacatggtgaaaccctgtctctacaaaatttagcCACGcacagtggcatgcgcctgtaatcccagcttctcgggaggctgaggcaggaaaatcgctcgaacccgggaggcggaggtcgcagtgagccaagatcacgccactgcactccagcgtgggcgacagagtgagactccgtctcaaaaaaaaaaaagtaaataaataaatttaaaaaatttttttaaaagcccacaTAGTAACAGGCTTCTGTTTCAGTGGTATGGTACACTAGACACCCACTCTAACTACAGACAACTAAAACTTCTGGCCAAAGCTTAAAAAGAATTGGAAATACTCAAAAGCCAAAACTATGTGAAAGTAGGAACCCAGAGAGGAAGGTGGACAGAAGTCAAGCTTTAACTTGAGGGCATTTGCAGAACTTGGTGAACTTGAGCTTTTGTTTCACAGTTTATAGGGTCACAGGGACAGGAGACAATGTCCAGGGTCTATCCGAGGTATGTAGTTTAATATACCATCCAACTACAGCTGGGACCCCAAAGGACTTAAAAGTCAGTGTCAAGTTGAACTGGAAATAGCCCCTCTCCCTTCACCCGCACCGCACCACTCCATAGGAAATGGCAAGGAAAATGCCTTTCTCAAACCTTAACACTGACTAAAGGAGGAAAACTACAATCTCCCCTGAAATTTTAGATAATCCTCAAGGTGATCCTCAAGGGAGTTTACAGCCTGAATTCATACTACCTGGGTAATACAAAAATCTCAAGCTAGGAATTTCATGTAGTGTTAAGTAGGTAGTGCCCTCTGCAACCTGGcaaatttaaatacatatgtaaTCTGTAGGCGCACACCTTTAACTTAGGCCTTAAAAGAATTGtataggccaggcgcaatggctcacgcctgtaatcccagcacttttggaggtcaaggcaggtgaatcatgaggtcaggaaatcgagaccatcctggcccacatggtgagaaaccctatctctactaaaaatacaaaaaaagtagctgggtgtggtggcatgtgcccgtaatTCTAgctgctgcagcaggagaatcttttgaacaaggagtcagaggttgcagtgagccgagatcgcaccactgcactccagcctagcgacagagcgagacttgtctaaaataaaaaataaaaaaaaaaaagacgtataTAAATGTCCAAGGAGTACATGCACTCATTTAAGTCATAAAACACacaacagccaggcatggtagttcacgcctataatcccagcactttcagaggctgaggcaggtggatcacctgaggtcaggagtttgagacgagcctggccaacatggcgaagccctgtctctattaaaaatacaaaaattagccaggtgtagtggcgggcacctgtaatcccagctactcgggaggctgaggtgggagaatcatttgaacccagaaggtggacgttgcagtgagctg is a window encoding:
- the KCNMB3 gene encoding LOW QUALITY PROTEIN: calcium-activated potassium channel subunit beta-3 (The sequence of the model RefSeq protein was modified relative to this genomic sequence to represent the inferred CDS: inserted 2 bases in 1 codon), which encodes MDFSPSSELGFHCVAFILLTRHRTAFPVSGKKREXDYSDGDPLDVHKSLPSSAGEDRAMMLGFATMGFSVLMFFLLGTTILKPFMLSIRREESTCTAILTDIMDDWLDCAFTCGVHCRGQGKYPCLRVFVNLTHSGQKALLHYNEEAVQINPKCFYTPKCHQDRNDLLNSALDIKEFFDHKNGTPFSCFYSPASQSEDVILIKKYDQMAIFHCLFWPSLTLLGGALIVGMVRLTQHLSLLCEKYSTVVRDEVGGKVPYIEQHQFKLCSMRRSKGMSREILRRWPN